AAAATCCGCTGCATCTCGGGACGACGCAGATCGAGAAAGCGATACTTCAACCGCAAATCTTCTCCGGGCAATTCGGCGGCCGTTGGTAAAAACGGCGGAGTGGCCGTTCGGTTGAGGATATTCAGCGATTCGACGCGCAGCTCAATGTCCCCAGTGACCAACTTTGGATTGGTTGCCCCTTCAGGCCGGCGGGCGATCTTTCCAGTCACCGAGATCACCCATTCGCAACGGACAGTCTTGGCCAATTCCAAATATTCTTTGCCGCTCTCCGGCGATACGACCACTTGCGATTTGCCGTAGCGATCGCGCAAGTCAATGAACAGGACGCCCTGGTGGTCGCGGTAGGTATCGACCCAGCCGCAAAGAGTGACCGTTTGGCCAACGTGCGAAGCACGGAGTTCGCCGCAAGTGTGAGTTCGATACAAGGTTGGTTCCCTAAACGAATTGCGGGGCAGGCTCTCAAACCTGCCGCTTTTCGACAGACCGGATTGTCTGCCCCACATTTGAATCGAACATTCTAAATCGACCGGGGCAGTGCGGAAAGGTTCGTTTTCGGGAAAGATGGGGATAAAACGTGCTCCGCACGCTCCGCCCCGAAGTTGGTAATGGAATTCACGACAATGATGATTCGATGTACGAATGCAGCACATCCTCGCGGCGCAGCGAGGGGAGCATGCCCTGGGACAGTCAATTTCCAGGTTGTTCGACAGTCGCCGGTTGCATCGCTAAGTCGTGTGTAGCCTTTGATTTCGCAAGAGTCAAGGGCGCTTGCGAACCGCCGCCCGCGCTCACGGAACTGTCACGCAGATTGCCGCGCTGGGTCATTCTAATTTGGCTTGGCAACGCTGGCGTGCACCACACGATCCCGGACGGTGGGAATCCCCAGCAGACGCGTTTTCTTGCTTCCTAGCTTGGGAATCTGGACGCGATTGACCGCTTGTGGCGGGCAGAAACCGTCTCGAAGATATTTATGCAGGTTCGATCGATGGATTGGTGATTGCAGATCGACCATGAAGATCGGTTCCAGCACGAGCAGCCGCTCCGCCTACCTTCCTGCGCTTATCGGACACTAGACACCAGCGCGGCTGGAAGCCGCCGCCACTTTCCTCAAACGCGATCACGATCCAAACGCGAATAGACTTGGCCTGCGAGCTGACGGAGGTGAATCGCCGTCTCCTCGAACTGATCCGCCTCCGCAAACACACTGCAAATCGGCCAGCCTCGCGGGATCTTGCTCTTGGCACTAGGGATGTCGGCGATCGTCGGCCACGGACGATTGCTGTTAATATCAGCAGCCCAATTGGAAAAATCGTGCGGAACGTCGATGTCGCGCTGGGCATAGAGAACCGCCTTGCCAACGATCCGATGAACGGCTTCAACCGTCGGCTTGCGGATGGGGCCAGCAAGCGGCGCGTTCCGCTTCCGCTCACACGATACGACATGCAATTCAATCGCGAGAATTGCCATCGCGCGTTCCAGCACTTCGATCGAAGCCGTATAGCGAGGGTTGACCTCGATCGGCCTAAGTGCGTCGTCGGTGAGAATTGCGTCGATGCCAAACAGGCCAACCAAGCCAAATGCGCGAGCGACGCATTGGCCAATTTCGCTTGCCCGATTCCGCAACCAGATCGGCGCTGTCAGCGGACCGATCGAGCCTGCATACCAAAAGCCGGTTGCTCCTGTCCAATCGCCAGTACACCAACACTGGCCGCTTCCGTCGTTGCCGATCAGTTGGCCGGTAATGCCGAGCAATTTCGCATCGGTTCCGCTGGCGACATACACCGCCGAAACAGGTTGGCCGACGATCTGTTGCTGGAAATACGAGCCTTTCGACGCACTCACCTCATCCCGCAGCGACTCCCACGCCGGGCAGGCGACCTCTCTTCCGCCAGCCGAACGAAGTTGTTTTTGCAGCCACGGCCGATCTTGATCGGTCCTGTCCAAAGTGAATTGCGTTCGCGGCACATCGAATCCAGCGCGATTCAAGTTTTCGACCAGTCGCTCCGGGTCACGAACTTGCCGAACCGCAGCAGAAGAATTGCCCCAAAGTGGGCGCTGCGACGCTAATTGCTCGATCAATTCCGGATAGTTTTCGAGCGCTCCGGTGTACATCCATGGAGCTTCCGGGGCTTCGCGGACAATCTCGAGCAAACCCCAAGGATACGGCTCGATGCGGCGTACCGATCCGCATGCCGCTAGATCAACGTCGCCAAAGCAATCGGCCTGCCACGGGACAAATCCCGCGCGGATCGCAGACTGGCTCGCCGCACGGGTGCTAGCTCCAACAATGATCAGCGGTCGTTGCATGCGGCCATTTTGCAACGGAAGTCGATTTGCCGCAAATCGGGAATATTCGCCATAATGTGCCCCCAGCTAGCAGTTTGAAATCGCTGAGCCATCTTGAAATTTGCCGTAGAATCGCCAATTTTCCAGATTTTGACCAGTTTTTCGATCTCGAAAAAAACGCTTCGGCCGCGGCCTGCGTATAGGTGACTGAGGATTCGTGGCACAAACGATGGGGCAAACATTCTTGTCTGTTAAAATCGGCGGGCAAGAATGCCCGCCCCATATCAACTCCTCGAACTTATCGTTCCCTTTGTTCCGCTAGAATTCAGAACAGGTGCTTTCTCTATGCCAACGCTTCAGCCTCCGCCGTCGAACGAACGCATTGCCGCCAATAGTGAACTTATTCACCGCCACAGCGAGCCATTTCGCCAACTGGTCGATCAGATCGGCACGGTGATAGTCGGGCAACAGCAATTGCTGCATCGCATGCTAGTGGCGCTGCTTAGCGATGGGCATTTGCTCATCGAAGGCGTGCCGGGGTTGGCGAAAACCACCGCGGTGGCTTGCCTCTCTCGCGGCATTTCGACCGGTTTCCAACGCTTGCAATTTACGCCCGACTTGTTGCCGGCCGATCTGATCGGCACGCTGATGTACATGCCTCAGGACCAGAAATTTGTGGTTCGCAAAGGGCCACTTTTCTCCAACTTGATTCTGGCCGACGAAATCAACCGCGCCCCGGCCAAAGTGCAAAGCGCGCTCTTGGAAGCGATGCAGGAGCGCCAGGTGACGATCGGCGCTGAAACGTTCAAGCTCGACGACCCTTTCCTGGTGATGGCCACGCAAAATCCCATCGAGCAAGAAGGGACGTATCCGCTTCCCGAAGCGCAAGTCGATCGGTTCATGCTCAAAGTCATCGTCGGCTACCCGTCGCGCGACGAAGAGCGCCTGATTCTCGATCGTATGGCGCGGACTCGCCCTGAAATCAACATTCAACCTGTGCTCAAGCCGGCCGACATTCATGCCGCGCGCCAGCTCATCGACGAGATCTACGTAGACGACAAGGTGAAAGACTACATTGTCGATTTGATCTTCGCTACCCGCGAGCCGCAGCAATACCATGTGCCGGTGCAGGAGTTGATCCTCTACGGCGCTTCGCCGCGAGCGACGATCAATCTGACGCTCGCGGCCAAGGCCAACGCCTTCCTGCAAGGCCGCGGCTATGTCGTCCCGCAAGATGTCAAAGATTTAGCGCTCGACGTGCTGCGTCACCGCATCGTAGTCACTTACGAGGCCGAAGCCGAGAACAAGACTTCGGAGCACGTCGTTCGCACGATCCTCGAACACGTGCCCGTTCCGTAGCATCCTCCACGAAGCGGGCAGCCCGGCTTGGCGTCAACTCCTCCGCGCCAAACCGGGCACTGCTTTCGACCGACCGTGGGGCAGGCTTTCCAGCTTGCCAGGAGTTTGTCATGCAGCAGGCAAAGGCAACATGCCTGTCCCACACAATATTGAGCATCCAACATCGAACATTCGCCCACCATGATCCCTAAGGAAATCATCCGTAATATTCGCCGCATCGAGATTCGCACGACGCACATCGTCGACGAAATGCTCAGCGGCCAATATCGCTCGGCGTTCAAAGGCCGCGGCATGGAGTTTGAGGAAGTCCGGCCTTATCAACATGGCGACGACGTTCGGACCATCGACTGGAACGTCACCGCCCGCGCCGGCGAGCCTTATGTCAAACTCTTCCGCGAAGAGCGCGAGCTGACGGCCTTCTTGGTCGTCGATATCAGCCGCTCGCAAGACATCGGCACGCAGTCTCAATTGAAACGCGAACTGGTGGCCGAAATGGCGGCCACCTTGGCTTTTTCGGCGATCAAGAGCAACGATAAAGTCGGGCTGCTCCTGTTTACCGACGAGGTGGAAAAATATGTGCCGCCAGGAAAGCGGTCGCGGCATGTGCTGCGCGTCATTCGCGAACTGCTCTACTGCGAACCTGTTGGCCAGGGGACCAATATCGCCAAGGCCCTGGAGCATCTGAACAAGACGGTCAAACGCCGCTCGGTCGTGTTCTTGATTAGCGACTTTCAAGACCAGGGCTACGAACAAGCCCTGCGAGTCGCCCGCAAACGGCACGACGTGATTCCGATCGTCGTCGGCGACCTGCGCGAGTTTGAGTTGCCCAACGTGGGCCTGGTTGAACTGCGCGACAGCGAAACCGGCGAACTGGTGATCGTCGATACGTCGAGCGCGCGACATCGCCAGGCATTTTCCAAGCTGGCGCAGGCAGCCAGCCGGCGTCGCGACCAATTATTCACCAAGCTGAAAATGGACCCCGTGAACCTTCGCACCGGCGACGATTTTATCGAGCCGATCCGCAAGCTTTTTCATCGACGAGGAGCGAAACGAGCGCGATGAAGCGACGAATGAACTCCCTGCTGTGCGTATTCTGCTGGCTATCGGCCGGCTTGGCTTTGTGCCTAATGGCGCTCGCCGATTCCCGGGCCGACGCTGCCCAGCCCACATCGGCGAAGAATGTCAGCGTTGAAAAATCGGTCGAGAAAGATGGTGTCCAACTAACGCTCACGCTCGACCGCGACACGGCTGAGGTCGCCGATCCGATGTCGATAGAACTGCGAGTCGCAGCGCCGACTGGGACACTAATCACGCTGCCAACCTGGCCGGCCGAGATCGGCGATCTACGATTGCGACAAACTGCGAACCTGCCGGATATACCCGCCGGCAAGCTGCGGGTCTGGAAGCAGCGCTACGAAATCGTAAGCCTGTCGCCAGGAAAAGTGGAACTTCCGCCGGCAAAAATCACCTATCGGCTGTCGAATCCAAATGCCCAAACGCAGCCGTTGGAACTGCCGCCGCTGTCGCTGTCGTTCACCTCGCTCGTCAGCGCCGACGCCGATCCAACAAAGTTCCGCGACATCAAAGGCGCTGTGGAAATTCCCGCCCCGCCGACCGGATTTCAATCCTGGGGCTTGCTTGCCTCGGGCCTCACATCGCTGGTTGCGTTAATCGTCCTCTGGAAGCTCTGGTTTCGCCGCAAGCCGCTCTCGGCCGATCAATGGGCGATCGCGGAGTTGAATCGTATCCACGTATCGCAAATGATCGCGCAAGACCGCGTGCAGGAACTGTACTTCCTCGTGACTGGCGTCGTCCGAACCTATATCGAGCGCCGTTTTGGAATTCGCGCTCCCAACAAGACGACCGCCGAGTTTTTGAGCGAAGTCCAACAGCATCCGCTGCTGGCCGGTCCATATCGAATGTCGCTCGCTGAATTCCTCGAACTCGCCGACCGCGTGAAGTTCGCCCGCTGGAACCCAGAGGCCCGCCAGATCGAAGCCACCGTCGCCGGAGCCAAATCGTTCGTCGAATCGACCGCCGAATCCACCCATGCAAATCCGCCGCGCCGTCAAGGGCTGGATCAAAATCAATCATCCACTCCTCTCGCTCACGCATCGAGCGAGTATCCCTTGAGGTTGACTCGTGACTTTTGAATATCCATCCATCTGGTTTCTCGTGTTGCTGATGCTTCTGCCGCTGCTCGCTTGGCGAATGTTCGTCAAGCGGCCGGCGGCCATCAACTTCAGCTCCACGCAAGCCGCCAAACAACTTCCGCCAACGTGGCGCATGCGCCTTCGCTGGCTGCCGCCGCTGTTGCGATTAGCGGCTCTTGCCCTGCTGATCGTCGGGCTGGCTCGACCGCAATTCGGTCGGACGCAAACCTCCGTCGATTCGGAAGGGATTGCCATTCAAATGGTCGTCGATCGCTCGGGCAGCATGCGGGCGATGGATTTCAAGCTCGATGGTCGCCCCGTCGATCGGTTGACGGCTCTGAAAAAAGTCGCTGGCCAGTTCATCCTGGGTGGCGACGGCTTGGAAGGCCGCGGCAACGACTTGATTGGGCTTGTCACGTTCGCCAAGTTCGCCGATGGCGCCAGCCCAATGACGCTCGACCATGCGTTCACCGTCGGCAAGCTGAACGATGCGGAAATCGTCGTCGATGAGCGCGAGGATGGCACCGCGATCGGCGAGGGCCTGGGGCTGGCGATCGAGCGGCTCAAGACGCTCGACGAAAGTCGCAAGCCCCAGCGGCAAGGCGCGGTGAAGAGCAAGATCATCGTCCTGCTGACCGACGGCGAAAACAATGCCGGCGATTTGAATCCGCTCGATGCGGCCAAGCTTGCTGCAACCCTCGGCATCCGAATCTATACGATCGGCGTCGGCACGCACGGATCTGCTCCCTTTCCGGTGATCAATCCGTTCACCGGTCGACAGGAACTGCGCCCGATGGAAGTCAGCATCGATGAAGATTCGCTCACGAAAATCGCCGACAGCACCGGTGGAAAATACTTCCGGGCAACCGATACCGATTCGTTGGAGAACATCTACGCGGCGATCGACAAGCTCGAAAAGTCTCGCGTCGAAGAAAAACGGTTCACCGACTACCGCGAGCTAGCCATTCAGCCGGCGCGCGAGGGTAGTTCCTTTCCGCCGTTATTGTTGCTGTCGTTCGGCCTGCTGGCCTCCGAGTGCCTCCTAGGCGCGTGCGTCTTCCGAGGAATCCCCTAACCATCTTTTCAAAGCCGCTCATCGACGCGAATCAATCCCATCAGTCAGTCATCAATCCAACCCCGTTTAGCGAAAACTGGCGTTCATCAGCCGTTCAAACCTCACTATGTCCGAATTCATCATCAACAATCCGCTGTATTTTCACCTACTGTGGATCGTCGCGGCCGTGGTGGCAATGATGCTGGCGGCCAATGTTTTCCGCCGCCGAGCGATGGCCCGCTTTGCCACCGCGAACCTGCACCACACGCTAGTGCCGCAAGCCAATCTACGGCGGCGGTGGGTCAAGACGCTGCTGCTTGCCGGCGCGTTGGCGGCCATGGCTGCGGCGCTCGTCGATGTCCGCTGGGGTCGCTCCTGGCGCGAAGTGCCACAACGCGGCATCGATGTGATGTTTGTGCTCGATGTATCTCATTCGATGCTGGCACAAGATGTCGCACCGAACCGGCTAGAGCGAGCCAAGCAGGACATTCTGGACATCGTGCATGAAATGCAAGGAGACCGCGTGGGACTGGTGACGTTTGCCGGCGATTCGGTGCAAAAGTCGCCGCTGACCACCAACTATCGGGAATTTCAACTGACGCTCGAAGAAGTCGGGCCGCACAGCGTCGCTCGCGGCGGATCGGACTTGGGACGAGCCATCGAAATGGCGGCTCGCGGGTTTCTCGATAAAAGCGCGAACCACAAGGCAATCGTGATTTTCTCCGACGGCGAAGACCAAGATTCCAAGCCGGTCGATGCCGCCAAGTCGCTCTACCAAGAGCGCGGCATTCGTATTTTCACCGTCGGCCTGGGAGACGGCCAACAAGGTGCGCGAATTCCCATTCGCACCGCCGATGGGCGGCAACACTGGCTGCAATACGAAGGTCAGGATGTTTGGACAAAGATGAACGGCCAGGTGCTGCAAGAAGTGGCGCTGGCGGGCCACGGCGCCTATGTACCTGCCGGAACGAAGCATGTCGCCATGGACCAAGTCTATCGGCAGCACATTACTTCAATCGAAACCCAACAGTACGAGCAAGCGCGCGTGAATACGTATATCCCACGTTACCAATGGTTTGTTGGTCTGGCCCTACTGTTGGCCGGTTCGGAAGTGCTGCTCCGCGACGTGCGTAAAGTGCGCGCGGCCAAATCGATTCCCGCGGCGGCGGTCGTCGTTGGACTGGCGCTAATCGGTGCGGCCCCGACCGTTGGCCACGCGGCCGTTGCCGCGCCGTCCCAATCGGCAGTGCAAGAAGCGATGCCATCGACCGGCGCAGAGCCGAACGATGAACCGGCGACAGCGGCAATCGCCATTCCCGAAGCCGTTTTCAACCAGGCCGTCGAGCTTTATCGCGCCGGCAAGCTCGACGAAGCGACTGCAAAGTGGTCGCAGACTACGCAATCGGGCAATCCAGGGCTGGAAGCCAAATCGCTGTTTAATTTGGGCAATTGTGCCTTTTCGATGGCCACCAACCTCCGCGACAAGCAGCCTCAACAGGCGATCGAGCAGCTTGACACTGCAATCGCCCATTACCGCCAGTCCGTGAAGCTCAATCGCAGCGACAACGACGCCCGCGCAAATATCGAACTGGCCGCCAAGCTCCGCCAGCAGATTCGTCAACGAGAAGAACAAAAACAACAGCAACCAGAGCAAGATCAGCAGCAACAACAAGAAAAACAACAAGATCAACCGCAAAATCAAGCTCAAAGTCAGAAAAACGACCAGCCATCAAAACAGCAAGACAAACAGGATCAAAGCGAGCAGCAAAACCAACAACAGCAATCATCCGACCAGCCATCGCCGCAAGATCGCAAATCCGAATCGTCCCAAAATCAACAACACGAACAGCAGCCGCCGAAACAGCAGACCGCTGCGGAACAAGACAAAAACCAGCAGCAAGAAGCAGATCAGCAACAGCCCGACCACCAACAGCAGCACGAAGCTCCGCAGTCGAAACAATGTAATCCACAAGATCAATCCAAAAAGGACCAGCAGGAGCAGCCACAACCGCAGGATCAGCAACCCGAGAAGTCGAAGCCAAACGCGGCCGATCGCGATCCCTCGCAACACCATCCGCAATCGTCGCAAGATCAGAAACCAACCCAATCGCAGCATCAGCCATCGCAAGACAAACAGCAGGAGTTGCCAAAACCTGGCGAAAAACAGGCCGAAAAGCCTGAACCGCCAATCGGCACCAAGCTAGAAGCTAACGGCAAACAAGAACCGGCCGACGCCGCGTCTTTGGCCGACCCGTCGGCCGCCGAGCTAAAGGACGGCAAGGAAATGACCAAAGCCGAGGCCGCCAAAATGTTGCAGGCGATCCGTGACCGCAATTTGCAGCGACGCATCCAGCAGTTGCGCATGGAACAAGCCCAGCGACGCCCCGTAGAAAAAGATTGGTAGAGGTCCGTGGCGGTGCATGGATCGCACCGCAAGTCGTGGCGGTGCCTGCTAGGTGCCAAAAACAGCGTTAGCACATATCCAATTTCAGCGGCAGCTCGAAGCCGCGGTTACGAGTTGGTTTCCACTCACTCCAAAACGACGATGAAACACCTCGCAAGACGCACGATTTGCCAGATTGCCACGGTTGCCCTCGCCATTGCCGCGCTAGAGTGCATCGCGGCCGGAGCGAAGGCCGCGGATGTGCAACTTTCGCTCTCGTCGCGCGAGACGTACGTCGGCATGCCATTGACTGCGCTCGTCACCATCAACAATGCGCAGTCATCCCAGCCGCCGCAGTTTCCTGCGATCGATGGCGTTGACATCGAAGCGGCAGGCTCGCCGAGCCGCTCCTCCCAAACCACGATCATCAATGGCCGCATGTCGCATAACGAGTCCGTCACGTATGCCTTCGAGCTCACGCCGCGGCGGGAGCAGAAATATATCGTGCCGGCAATGAACGTCGAGGTCGATGGCAAAACGTTTACCACCGAACCGACATCTTTCGTCGCCCACAAATCGGAAACCGGCGATTTGATGTTTGTCGAAGTCGCTGGCCAAAAGAAAGAAGTCTTCGTCGGCGAGCCAATCAAGCTGACATTAAAAATTTGGATCAGGCCATATCGCGACAGCCGCTACGATGTCACGCTCTCCGCCGGCGACACCTGGTCCTTGGTGATGGAAGACCGCACCGACTGGGGCGCGTTCCAGCCCGCCATCGAGGAACTGGCCAAACAGCGAAGGCAACCGATCGGCCGCGAGGTGCTGCATCTCGACGATCAGGGGTTGGACCGCAGCTATTATCTGTACAAAATCGACCACATCGTCTACCCGCAGCATGCTGGCCAACTCGATCCTGGCGATATCCAAATTGTCGCCGCTTATCCGACAGGATTGGAGCGCGGCAGAGACTTCTTTTCGCTATCTCCCAGATATTCGCTGTCCGGAATGCGCCCGCTGGCCGCCAGTGCGAAGGTCGAGCCGATCGATGTCAAGCCCGTGCCGACCCAGGGCATGCCGGCCGACTACCGTGGGGCAATCGGCCGCTATGAAATCAGCACCCAGGCGATGCCGACGAAGACAAAAGTCGGCGACCCGATCACGCTGCGATTGGAAATCGCAGGAGGCGAGAGGCTCGATCTGCTGCAAGCGCCGCCGCTAGCCTCGCTGTCGGCGCTAACGCGCGATTTCAAAGTCGCCGAAGAGCCGTTGGCTGGCGTCGTGCATGGCGCATCGAAATCGTTCGTCGCCACGCTTCGGCCGCTGCGCACCGATGTGAAACAGATTCCTCCCATCC
Above is a window of Pirellulales bacterium DNA encoding:
- a CDS encoding ATP-grasp domain-containing protein, which codes for MQRPLIIVGASTRAASQSAIRAGFVPWQADCFGDVDLAACGSVRRIEPYPWGLLEIVREAPEAPWMYTGALENYPELIEQLASQRPLWGNSSAAVRQVRDPERLVENLNRAGFDVPRTQFTLDRTDQDRPWLQKQLRSAGGREVACPAWESLRDEVSASKGSYFQQQIVGQPVSAVYVASGTDAKLLGITGQLIGNDGSGQCWCTGDWTGATGFWYAGSIGPLTAPIWLRNRASEIGQCVARAFGLVGLFGIDAILTDDALRPIEVNPRYTASIEVLERAMAILAIELHVVSCERKRNAPLAGPIRKPTVEAVHRIVGKAVLYAQRDIDVPHDFSNWAADINSNRPWPTIADIPSAKSKIPRGWPICSVFAEADQFEETAIHLRQLAGQVYSRLDRDRV
- a CDS encoding MoxR family ATPase, translated to MPTLQPPPSNERIAANSELIHRHSEPFRQLVDQIGTVIVGQQQLLHRMLVALLSDGHLLIEGVPGLAKTTAVACLSRGISTGFQRLQFTPDLLPADLIGTLMYMPQDQKFVVRKGPLFSNLILADEINRAPAKVQSALLEAMQERQVTIGAETFKLDDPFLVMATQNPIEQEGTYPLPEAQVDRFMLKVIVGYPSRDEERLILDRMARTRPEINIQPVLKPADIHAARQLIDEIYVDDKVKDYIVDLIFATREPQQYHVPVQELILYGASPRATINLTLAAKANAFLQGRGYVVPQDVKDLALDVLRHRIVVTYEAEAENKTSEHVVRTILEHVPVP
- a CDS encoding DUF58 domain-containing protein, giving the protein MIPKEIIRNIRRIEIRTTHIVDEMLSGQYRSAFKGRGMEFEEVRPYQHGDDVRTIDWNVTARAGEPYVKLFREERELTAFLVVDISRSQDIGTQSQLKRELVAEMAATLAFSAIKSNDKVGLLLFTDEVEKYVPPGKRSRHVLRVIRELLYCEPVGQGTNIAKALEHLNKTVKRRSVVFLISDFQDQGYEQALRVARKRHDVIPIVVGDLREFELPNVGLVELRDSETGELVIVDTSSARHRQAFSKLAQAASRRRDQLFTKLKMDPVNLRTGDDFIEPIRKLFHRRGAKRAR
- a CDS encoding VWA domain-containing protein; this encodes MTFEYPSIWFLVLLMLLPLLAWRMFVKRPAAINFSSTQAAKQLPPTWRMRLRWLPPLLRLAALALLIVGLARPQFGRTQTSVDSEGIAIQMVVDRSGSMRAMDFKLDGRPVDRLTALKKVAGQFILGGDGLEGRGNDLIGLVTFAKFADGASPMTLDHAFTVGKLNDAEIVVDEREDGTAIGEGLGLAIERLKTLDESRKPQRQGAVKSKIIVLLTDGENNAGDLNPLDAAKLAATLGIRIYTIGVGTHGSAPFPVINPFTGRQELRPMEVSIDEDSLTKIADSTGGKYFRATDTDSLENIYAAIDKLEKSRVEEKRFTDYRELAIQPAREGSSFPPLLLLSFGLLASECLLGACVFRGIP
- a CDS encoding VWA domain-containing protein, yielding MSEFIINNPLYFHLLWIVAAVVAMMLAANVFRRRAMARFATANLHHTLVPQANLRRRWVKTLLLAGALAAMAAALVDVRWGRSWREVPQRGIDVMFVLDVSHSMLAQDVAPNRLERAKQDILDIVHEMQGDRVGLVTFAGDSVQKSPLTTNYREFQLTLEEVGPHSVARGGSDLGRAIEMAARGFLDKSANHKAIVIFSDGEDQDSKPVDAAKSLYQERGIRIFTVGLGDGQQGARIPIRTADGRQHWLQYEGQDVWTKMNGQVLQEVALAGHGAYVPAGTKHVAMDQVYRQHITSIETQQYEQARVNTYIPRYQWFVGLALLLAGSEVLLRDVRKVRAAKSIPAAAVVVGLALIGAAPTVGHAAVAAPSQSAVQEAMPSTGAEPNDEPATAAIAIPEAVFNQAVELYRAGKLDEATAKWSQTTQSGNPGLEAKSLFNLGNCAFSMATNLRDKQPQQAIEQLDTAIAHYRQSVKLNRSDNDARANIELAAKLRQQIRQREEQKQQQPEQDQQQQQEKQQDQPQNQAQSQKNDQPSKQQDKQDQSEQQNQQQQSSDQPSPQDRKSESSQNQQHEQQPPKQQTAAEQDKNQQQEADQQQPDHQQQHEAPQSKQCNPQDQSKKDQQEQPQPQDQQPEKSKPNAADRDPSQHHPQSSQDQKPTQSQHQPSQDKQQELPKPGEKQAEKPEPPIGTKLEANGKQEPADAASLADPSAAELKDGKEMTKAEAAKMLQAIRDRNLQRRIQQLRMEQAQRRPVEKDW
- a CDS encoding BatD family protein — encoded protein: MKHLARRTICQIATVALAIAALECIAAGAKAADVQLSLSSRETYVGMPLTALVTINNAQSSQPPQFPAIDGVDIEAAGSPSRSSQTTIINGRMSHNESVTYAFELTPRREQKYIVPAMNVEVDGKTFTTEPTSFVAHKSETGDLMFVEVAGQKKEVFVGEPIKLTLKIWIRPYRDSRYDVTLSAGDTWSLVMEDRTDWGAFQPAIEELAKQRRQPIGREVLHLDDQGLDRSYYLYKIDHIVYPQHAGQLDPGDIQIVAAYPTGLERGRDFFSLSPRYSLSGMRPLAASAKVEPIDVKPVPTQGMPADYRGAIGRYEISTQAMPTKTKVGDPITLRLEIAGGERLDLLQAPPLASLSALTRDFKVAEEPLAGVVHGASKSFVATLRPLRTDVKQIPPIPFSSFDPETKEFVTVHSAPISIEVGPADELALSKIISAGGSNGASISAGEPTAEANPLTWQFRGPSLLESWHPPSDAALLTALAAPPLAFLGWLLMRQSRGWLQDSSMWRRWQARRLAARRLDRADSSEDVVRAAFGYVADRFGLNAASLTRHELVSQLQDRGVSPIAVEQWDDLLTECENAKYSGGATSVPQELARRARSCIAGFDRRSLSHGDTSCSA